In Amphiura filiformis chromosome 1, Afil_fr2py, whole genome shotgun sequence, the following are encoded in one genomic region:
- the LOC140153686 gene encoding uncharacterized protein → MPDKSPKRMANKTVNYVRKPAKPHQSDIGGTKLTFESKSQANQTIQNKELKNKSMSAFLDKSKIKTIKANASSATVNKTLKRISPKNIVQFESNKTTSGKPTLKKVVVSKTTNSTKPLGNTVVKNDTMLAPQSKTNNVPRPATNSDRKVVILTSTNAAFLDFTDNWLASIRRIGPHPNITIVAEDNATYEHLMKVPDVHVIRPDQSSSASDKLVFNTPEYKKFVNKRAQYILDILKEGYDVLFSDVDTFWAADPFPYFEEDFDIFAQLDLGPPHPRMLCAGFVYYKSTRLSIKFVKLWIKKMNSYNNTRPDQGVLNKLIKKRSVPLLKVKVLDPDKFLSGHFYFDEEWRTKNPQVKPVMLHNNWIIGHDVKVQRFKNLGMWLLDQAGPRRPKQSARRTKDAEQNT, encoded by the coding sequence ATGCCAGATAAATCTCCAAAGAGAATGGCAAATAAAACTGTAAATTATGTCCGTAAGCCCGCTAAACCACATCAAAGTGATATTGGTGGTACAAAGTTAACATTTGAATCTAAATCACAAGCTAACCAAACAATTCAAAATAAGGAATTGAAGAACAAATCGATGTCTGCTTTTCTTGATAAGTCCAAGATAAAAACAATAAAAGCCAACGCGAGCTCAGCTACTGTTAATAAAACTCTGAAACGCATTTCTCCAAAGAACATTGTACAATTTGAAAGCAATAAAACTACTTCGGGAAAACCTACACTCAAAAAGGTGGTGGTATCAAAAACTACAAATTCAACCAAACCACTCGGTAATACTGTGGTAAAAAATGATACAATGTTGGCGCCACAGAGCAAAACGAATAATGTACCACGACCAGCAACTAACTCTGACAGAAAAGTTGTGATCCTCACATCAACAAACGCAGCATTTCTGGATTTTACGGACAATTGGTTGGCAAGTATACGAAGAATCGGTCCCCATCCAAATATAACTATCGTCGCAGAAGACAACGCCACCTACGAACATCTAATGAAAGTACCCGATGTTCACGTGATACGTCCTGACCAATCATCATCAGCCAGTGATAAACTTGTGTTCAATACTCCGGAATATAAAAAGTTCGTCAACAAACGTGCGCAATATATATTAGATATACTAAAGGAAGGATACGACGTATTGTTTTCCGATGTTGATACATTTTGGGCTGCTGATCCGTTTCCTTATTTTGAGGAAGATTTTGATATCTTTGCTCAACTTGATCTAGGACCGCCTCATCCGCGGATGCTTTGTGCTGGATTTGTCTACTATAAATCCACAAGATTATCTATCAAGTTTGTCAAACTTTGGATTAAGAAAATGAACAGTTACAATAACACCAGGCCAGATCAAGGAGTATTAAATAAGCTTATAAAAAAGAGAAGTGTACCGCTGTTGAAGGTGAAGGTGCTGGATCCGGATAAATTTCTATCaggacatttttattttgatgaagAATGGAGAACTAAAAATCCTCAGGTTAAACCGGTTATGCTTCATAATAACTGGATTATAGGACATGATGTCAAAGTTCAAAGGTTCAAAAATTTAGGAATGTGGTTGCTTGATCAAGCAGGTCCAAGGAGACCAAAACAATCTGCAAGAAGAACAAAAGACGCTGAACAAAACACATGA